A stretch of the Glycine soja cultivar W05 chromosome 13, ASM419377v2, whole genome shotgun sequence genome encodes the following:
- the LOC114380883 gene encoding bidirectional sugar transporter SWEET4-like — MVTADIARTVVGIIGNIISGCLFLSPVPTFVRIWKKGSVEQYSAVPYLATLMNCMVWTLYGLPMVHPHSLLVVTINGAGCVIEIIYVTLFLLYSDRTKRLRVFLCLFSELIFITLLTLLTFTLIHSIKHRSAIVGTICMLFNIAMYASPLSVMKLVITTKSVEYMPFFLSLASFGNGVSWTTYALIPFDPFIAIPNGIGTTFSVAQLILYATYYKSTKKQIAAARNAKEVNLSEVVVGNSTVQDPNNNKISAAPYGL, encoded by the exons ATGGTTACCGCAGATATCGCTCGAACAGTGGTCGGTATCATAG GAAACATCATCTCGGGCTGCCTCTTCTTGTCTCCGGT GCCAACTTTTGTCCGAATATGGAAGAAAGGATCAGTGGAGCAGTACTCAGCAGTGCCATACCTAGCCACattgatgaattgcatggttTGGACCTTATACGGGCTCCCCATGGTACACCCTCACAGCTTGCTGGTGGTGACCATCAACGGTGCAGGGTGTGTCATTGAGATCATCTATGTCACACTCTTCTTGCTCTACTCCGACCGCACCAAGAGGCTCAGGGTCTTCCTTTGCCTCTTCTCAGAACTCATCTTCATCACCCTTCTCACCCTTCTCACTTTCACTCTCATTCATTCCATCAAGCACCGCTCTGCCATCGTCGGAACCATTTGCATGCTCTTCAATATTGCCATGTATGCTTCACCCTTGTCAGTCATG AAACTGGTGATCACGACCAAAAGTGTTGAGTACATGCCGTTTTTCCTCTCTCTAGCATCCTTTGGCAATGGCGTGTCTTGGACTACTTATGCTCTCATCCCTTTTGATCCATTCATTGca ATACCAAACGGGATTGGGACAACATTTTCTGTGGCACAACTAATTCTGTATGCAACCTATTACAAGTCTACGAAGAAGCAAATAGCAGCAGCAAGGAATGCAAAAGAGGTGAATCTCTCAGAGGTGGTAGTTGGTAACAGTACTGTCCAAGATCCCAACAATAACAAGATCAGTGCTGCTCCCTATGGTCTTTAA
- the LOC114382021 gene encoding probable E3 ubiquitin-protein ligase RHA4A — MSLPQTATSPPPHLYPQELQLKLYQTFIFSIPILFSIILFLLFYLFYLKRRASSLSSTPHLLPRTIANPPTTSPYHSSPCRLDLTLHFLDKLPRILFDEDLLARDSLCCVCLGEFELKEELVQIPYCKHVFHLECIHHWLQSNSTCPLCRCSIIPTTKFLNPAPPINIISTDPPQQHGAIISDFPLQILSLPPQSQDHQEVVGASSNAANLSRE, encoded by the exons ATGAGTCTTCCACAAACTGCAACTAGCCCTCCTCCACATCTGTATCCACAGGAACTTCAGCTGAAGCTTTACCAAACCTTCATATTCTCAATTCCAATACTCTTCTCCATCATTCTCTTTCTCTTGTTTTACTTGTTCTACCTCAAGAGAAGGgcttcctctctctcttccactcCTCACTTGCTTCCTAGGACCATTGCCAATCCACCCACCACCTCTCCCTATCATTCCTCA CCTTGTCGTTTGGATCTGACCCTCCATTTCCTGGATAAACTTCCAAGAATTTTGTTTGATGAGGATTTGCTAGCAAGGGATTCACT ATGTTGTGTATGCCTGGGGGAATTTGAGCTGAAGGAAGAGTTGGTACAGATACCTTATTGCAAGCACGTGTTCCACTTGGAATGCATACATCATTGGCTGCAATCAAACAGCACTTGTCCACTTTGTAGATGTTCCATCATCCCCACTACCAAGTTCCTCAACCCAGCACCGCCTATTAACATTATATCAACAGACCCACCCCAGCAGCATGGTGCTATCATTTCGGACTTCCCATTACAAATTCTATCATTGCCACCTCAGTCACAAGACCATCAAGAAGTTGTTGGTGCTTCCTCAAATGCTGCTAATTTGTCAAGGGAATGA